A genomic stretch from Sphingobacterium sp. ML3W includes:
- a CDS encoding FecR family protein, whose amino-acid sequence MEHTTEHIIYLLSKSKLEGLSYEEQLQLDSWRLNAASNREVCDMLDNKEMLARDLKGLYAYDWEASFETFEQEHLSAPKTIFPFRRIWSYGIAAVLIGTLTLFFVRYLMDAGYQANPDVKILPAQTAGTIYLKNGDSIAISPKDTVLSFATLPNNLTKGNDSLLISTPKGGKMAVLLPDGTKVWMNAETQLDYYETDSLRLVRLVGEAYFEVAKKYFPSGELSQVKPFNVQTGNIHVTVLGTHFNVKANKSLSDFRVTLYEGKVRVQQGERQIVLSPGEEAYINTGHIQRRTIDTEIGNALKDGYFIFNSEPLSVIMEDISVWYNVNVVYLDNEIKSEKFEGMLSRNSRLKDIINVLESTGKVNFKFKENTIYVDKKQSK is encoded by the coding sequence ATGGAGCATACAACCGAACATATCATCTATTTATTGAGTAAGTCAAAACTTGAGGGATTAAGTTATGAGGAGCAATTGCAACTAGATTCTTGGCGACTCAATGCGGCTTCGAACCGAGAAGTATGTGATATGTTGGATAACAAGGAGATGTTGGCCAGAGATTTGAAGGGCTTATATGCTTACGATTGGGAAGCATCCTTTGAAACTTTTGAACAGGAGCATCTGAGTGCTCCAAAAACTATTTTCCCTTTCAGAAGGATTTGGTCGTATGGAATCGCTGCAGTATTAATCGGTACGTTAACATTATTTTTTGTTCGTTACCTGATGGATGCTGGATATCAGGCAAATCCAGACGTAAAAATCCTCCCCGCTCAAACCGCAGGTACAATCTACCTGAAAAATGGAGATTCGATCGCCATTTCACCTAAAGATACTGTATTATCTTTCGCTACTCTACCCAATAACCTGACTAAAGGGAATGATAGCTTACTTATTTCTACCCCCAAAGGTGGTAAAATGGCCGTTCTCTTACCGGATGGTACTAAGGTCTGGATGAATGCTGAGACCCAATTGGATTATTATGAAACAGATAGTCTCAGACTGGTTCGATTGGTCGGCGAAGCTTATTTTGAAGTAGCAAAGAAATACTTCCCCTCAGGAGAATTATCACAAGTGAAACCATTTAATGTTCAAACCGGAAATATTCACGTGACGGTATTAGGTACGCATTTTAATGTTAAGGCAAATAAAAGTCTAAGTGACTTTAGGGTTACCTTATATGAAGGAAAAGTGAGGGTTCAGCAGGGAGAAAGGCAGATTGTTTTATCTCCTGGAGAGGAGGCATATATCAATACTGGTCATATCCAACGTAGAACCATAGATACTGAAATCGGTAATGCATTGAAAGATGGTTATTTTATATTCAACTCTGAACCGCTGTCTGTTATTATGGAGGATATTTCTGTTTGGTATAACGTCAATGTGGTTTACCTTGATAACGAGATAAAGTCAGAAAAATTTGAAGGGATGTTGTCCCGTAATAGCCGCTTAAAAGATATTATCAATGTACTAGAGAGTACAGGAAAAGTCAATTTCAAATTTAAAGAAAACACAATTTATGTAGATAAAAAGCAATCTAAATGA
- a CDS encoding SusC/RagA family TonB-linked outer membrane protein, giving the protein MYKNYAEVCRALHGQAEIMKNSDRTDFWGRSHWRGNIMRISLTTIMMSCCLLHVGAKTYGQSVSIHEKSVSLRKVFLTINKQTGYSYVWAAKTIDPNTRVQLNVEKGTLNGTLEKLLNDLNLSFEIKGKIIVVREKVEQGGIVSNYNSLSDQKMLIKGFVVDDNNRPLQGATIRVKGVPQGTTTDQNGYFEINSVSANNLLEITMVGFSPLSLPVKSNLGTIRLYAIDAQLQEVNVTVNTGYQKISKERAAGSIAQVTAKDMEGRLQPNLLDRIDGLLPGLNLVRNTASPQNNKNNLGIEIRGRSTINAQAAPLIVVDGMPYEGDLTAINPNEIASFTVLKDASAASIYGVRSSNGVIVITTKIGTAGKTKVDYSNTLSFRGLPSRNYLNKMSSAELVNFQKEMFDYRSGDYAAIDPRKAMNDVYRILYNKKGGVISGEEMEKQLDVYRNRDRFSQMDEFLNTIRFDQQHNLAVSGGSDRYTYHYSLNYNQPGDYNKGKPTNKELGFSLKNNFKFTDWFNLRANILGKNQNREGDIGFNFYDNYIGGKASYYLLRNEDGSASQWFNSKSQYEIDRLNGLGLEDETYIPVNHVSAVHEKFYNKYLNLNFAANFKITRGLDFDLSYQSERTEGYNGTLNRKASQLVSAMVNDATQIGKDGLIKRNIPQGGQFAEQRNDVNSYTLRGQFNYQNTIHDKHEIVAIAGAERRQINNRYTNIYKYGYDESSLVYKGINEELFGIQIQNTQALFNSYSISKRETGFQDLVDRFVSFYANGSYTYNKKLTLSGSIRMDQSNLFGTDIKNQYKPLWSIGTLYHLPKIDWRPLDRWSLRMTYGVNGNVPKDNGPYLISRVSNSLNYFNGEMQAYIASPPNPLLRWERTSVFNFGLDLSLFNNRLSSSIDIYSKKTTDLLGNTPLDPTLGWDMVLLNYGDMRNKGIELGLNGKIIQHEKFSWNGTLNFSYNKNEITNLFVEQNTPYYYYYTPQNRVGIPMGSLYSIDYAGLNDKGRPLARKADGSLVENTQQLTVDDLIYEGTTIPPYNISFRNGFRYKDFTLSFMFIFNGGHVMRGVRPEFLSKYAELNYNSNFDKLWLNYWKKPGDENNPDIAPAFISAASGNISDIYNAAHKFVQKADYIKLRDVSLSYNFPGKWIAPTKLSYIRLTGQILNAWRWAANKDNLDPEVWTGFSSVSSPSRGVLAPVVYNLGVSVGF; this is encoded by the coding sequence ATGTATAAAAATTATGCAGAAGTTTGTCGTGCCCTACACGGACAAGCGGAAATTATGAAAAACAGCGATCGGACAGACTTTTGGGGAAGGTCGCATTGGAGGGGAAACATTATGCGTATATCGCTTACTACCATTATGATGTCCTGTTGTTTGCTTCATGTAGGAGCTAAAACTTACGGACAAAGTGTATCTATTCATGAAAAATCTGTTTCGTTGAGAAAAGTCTTTTTGACCATCAATAAACAGACGGGCTACTCCTACGTATGGGCAGCAAAGACTATTGATCCAAATACGAGGGTTCAGCTCAATGTTGAAAAAGGAACACTGAATGGAACACTTGAAAAATTATTGAATGATCTGAATCTTAGTTTTGAAATTAAGGGAAAGATAATCGTTGTACGTGAAAAAGTCGAACAAGGGGGAATTGTTTCGAATTACAATAGTTTATCAGATCAAAAGATGCTGATCAAGGGCTTTGTTGTTGATGATAATAATCGTCCATTACAAGGTGCGACCATTCGTGTCAAAGGTGTACCACAAGGTACGACTACAGATCAAAATGGGTATTTTGAAATCAATAGCGTCAGTGCAAACAATTTGTTGGAGATTACAATGGTTGGATTTTCACCACTTTCACTTCCGGTAAAATCTAATCTTGGAACTATTAGGCTGTATGCAATAGATGCACAATTGCAGGAGGTAAATGTAACCGTAAATACAGGGTATCAAAAGATCAGTAAAGAGCGAGCTGCTGGTTCCATCGCGCAAGTCACTGCGAAAGATATGGAGGGACGATTGCAACCAAACCTATTAGATCGAATTGATGGATTGCTTCCTGGCCTGAATTTGGTTCGTAACACCGCTAGTCCGCAAAATAACAAAAATAATTTAGGCATTGAGATACGCGGTCGTTCAACAATCAACGCGCAGGCTGCACCTTTAATTGTCGTTGATGGAATGCCTTATGAGGGAGATCTCACTGCTATTAATCCCAATGAAATCGCTTCGTTTACTGTTCTAAAAGATGCATCTGCGGCCTCAATCTATGGTGTACGATCATCCAATGGAGTTATCGTCATTACAACAAAGATTGGTACAGCAGGTAAAACTAAGGTCGACTATAGCAATACATTGTCTTTTCGCGGGCTGCCAAGTCGCAATTATCTGAATAAGATGAGTAGTGCTGAATTGGTGAACTTTCAAAAAGAAATGTTTGATTATCGTTCTGGCGATTACGCTGCGATAGACCCCAGAAAGGCTATGAATGACGTTTACCGAATTCTCTATAACAAGAAAGGAGGTGTAATCTCAGGGGAGGAAATGGAGAAGCAGTTGGATGTTTATCGAAATAGGGATCGTTTTAGTCAGATGGATGAATTCTTAAATACGATTCGATTTGACCAGCAGCATAATTTAGCGGTTTCTGGAGGATCAGATCGATATACTTATCATTATTCGTTGAATTATAACCAGCCTGGAGATTATAACAAAGGAAAGCCTACCAATAAAGAACTGGGATTTAGCTTGAAAAATAACTTTAAGTTTACGGATTGGTTTAACTTAAGAGCGAATATTCTAGGGAAAAATCAAAATAGAGAAGGAGACATTGGTTTCAATTTTTACGACAATTATATTGGCGGAAAAGCTTCATATTATCTTCTCCGTAATGAAGACGGTTCCGCTTCCCAGTGGTTTAATTCAAAATCTCAATATGAGATAGATCGCTTAAATGGATTAGGCCTGGAGGATGAGACTTATATCCCTGTAAATCATGTTTCTGCTGTACATGAAAAGTTTTATAATAAATATCTCAATTTAAATTTTGCAGCAAACTTTAAGATTACTAGAGGGTTGGATTTCGACTTATCCTATCAGAGTGAAAGAACCGAAGGTTATAATGGAACATTAAATAGAAAGGCCTCACAGTTGGTCAGTGCTATGGTTAATGATGCTACACAGATCGGAAAAGATGGATTAATAAAACGCAATATTCCTCAGGGAGGGCAATTTGCAGAACAACGCAATGATGTCAATAGTTATACCTTACGTGGTCAGTTCAACTATCAGAACACCATCCATGATAAACATGAAATCGTTGCTATAGCAGGTGCTGAACGTAGGCAAATTAATAATCGATATACCAATATCTATAAATATGGCTATGATGAAAGCAGTTTAGTTTATAAAGGAATTAACGAAGAGTTGTTCGGAATTCAAATTCAAAATACACAGGCACTGTTTAATAGTTATTCTATCTCGAAAAGAGAAACCGGTTTTCAGGATTTAGTTGATAGATTTGTCTCTTTTTATGCGAACGGATCTTATACATACAACAAAAAGCTGACATTAAGTGGAAGTATACGGATGGATCAATCTAACCTATTCGGTACGGATATCAAAAATCAATATAAACCTTTATGGTCTATAGGAACGTTGTATCATTTGCCAAAAATAGATTGGCGGCCATTAGATCGCTGGTCTCTAAGAATGACCTATGGCGTGAATGGGAATGTACCGAAGGACAATGGGCCTTATTTGATTTCGCGGGTCAGTAATAGTTTAAACTATTTTAATGGTGAAATGCAGGCCTATATCGCTTCGCCTCCTAACCCCCTGTTAAGGTGGGAGCGGACAAGTGTATTCAACTTTGGACTTGATCTTTCCCTATTCAATAATAGACTTTCCTCTTCTATAGATATTTATAGCAAAAAGACCACAGATCTTTTGGGAAATACTCCATTAGATCCAACATTGGGATGGGATATGGTGTTGCTTAATTATGGTGATATGCGCAATAAGGGGATCGAGTTGGGGCTTAATGGCAAAATTATCCAACACGAAAAGTTCAGCTGGAACGGTACTTTGAATTTTAGTTACAATAAAAATGAGATCACGAATCTATTTGTAGAACAAAATACGCCTTACTATTATTATTATACGCCTCAAAATCGAGTAGGTATCCCGATGGGTAGTTTATATAGCATCGATTATGCTGGCTTGAACGATAAAGGAAGGCCTTTGGCAAGAAAAGCTGACGGTAGTTTGGTTGAGAATACACAGCAACTGACGGTTGACGATCTCATTTATGAAGGAACGACAATTCCGCCGTATAATATTTCTTTCAGAAATGGATTTAGATATAAAGACTTTACCCTTTCCTTTATGTTTATTTTCAATGGGGGTCATGTGATGCGAGGTGTTCGCCCCGAGTTCTTGAGCAAATACGCCGAACTGAACTATAACAGTAACTTCGATAAGCTTTGGTTGAATTATTGGAAAAAACCGGGAGATGAAAATAACCCTGATATTGCTCCTGCTTTCATTTCAGCGGCCTCCGGAAATATCTCAGATATCTATAATGCAGCACATAAGTTTGTTCAAAAGGCTGATTATATTAAGTTGAGAGATGTTTCACTATCCTATAATTTTCCAGGTAAATGGATTGCACCAACAAAGCTGAGTTATATACGTCTGACTGGGCAGATATTAAACGCTTGGCGCTGGGCCGCAAATAAGGATAATCTCGATCCTGAAGTCTGGACTGGATTTAGTTCGGTAAGTAGCCCAAGTAGGGGAGTATTGGCTCCAGTGGTATATAATTTAGGCGTATCTGTAGGATTTTAA